The genomic region CTACCTGACGGACACCGGCCACTTCGGCGAGATGAACGAGATCTACGACGCCTACTTCGAGGAGCGGGGCCTGAAGGAGGCCCCCGCCGCCCGCACCACCGTGTACGTCGGGCTGCCGGCCGGGCTGCTCATCGAGATCGACGCGCTGGCTGTGCTCGGCTGACATGCCGCAGGGGCGCCCCCCTGGCGGTGGGGCGCCCCGTTCACAGAGGACTACGGGCAGTACTGGGCTTCCTTGCCGATCGAGCGGTACATGCAGTCCGCGTTCTCCAGCAGCTGGAGCACCGCGTCCTTGTTGCGCACCGTCTCGCGGTCGATCACCTCGTCGGGCGGGTAGAAGCCGCCGCCGCCGGAGCTCGCCGGGTACATCTCGAAGGTGTAGGAGAAGATCTTCTGGTTGCCCCACAGCCAGTCGTCGATGGTGCCGTCCGTGATGTACAGGTCGCTCGACTGCTCCGGGGTGTAGCCGTTGCTGGCCGCCATGCTGGTGCCGATCTTCTTGTACACGGCGAGGTCGTCCGCGGTCATGCCGGGCGCGGTGTCGTTGTAGGTCCAGCCGAACGGCCACAGGACCAGCTCGCTGTACGTGTGGAAGTCGATCGCGGCCGTGATCTGCTGCTTGCCGCCGACGACCCGGCTGCGGACGAAGTCCGAGACGACCTTCACCTCGGGGGCCGACTCGGCGGCCGCGCCGCGGTAGGTCTCGGAGCTCTTGCTGCCACTGGAGCCGCCGCAGCAGCCCCACTTGTAGTTCCAGTTCCGGTTCTCGTCCGTACCGACGTACGAGGAGCCGGAGTTGGGCTGGCGGTTCTTGCGCCAGGAGCGGTAGGAGCCGGTGGCGATGTCGTACTCGCCGCCGTCCGGGTTGAGGTCCGGGATGATCCAGATCTCGCGGCCGTTGACCGCGTTGGTGATCCGGGAGTCGGTGCCGTACTTGGAGCCGAACTCCTTGAGCAGGTACAGGGCCATTTCCACGGTCAGGTGCTCGCGGGCGTGCTGGTGGTGGGTGAAGAGCACCTCGGGCTCGGCCTCGTCGGTGGCGACGTTGTCGCTGATCTTGATCGCGATGAGGTCGCGGCCCTGGTACGACTTCCCGATCACGCGCTTGCTCATGATCCCGGGGTACTGGGCGATGCGCTGGTCGATCTCCGCGTTCGCCTCGGCGTAGTTGTGGTACTTGGAGTCCGCCGAGGGGAAGTCCATGGTGCCCGCCGCGATCCCGGGCAGGGTGCGGTCCGGCGGCCCGGGCAGGGCGGTGAGCCGGTAGCCGAGCGCGCGCAGGTTCTTGGCCTGCATGGTGTCGGCGCTCACCACGACGGTGTGGTCGTCCACTTCGTCGATCGACACGCCCGTGCGGAGCAGCGCGGTGCGGTCGGCGGCCGTGGAGGGGCCGTGGATCCGGTACTGGACGATCGCCTCGTCCTGGGTGGCGGTGGACGGGGTGGGCGGTGGTGATGCCGTCGCGCTCATGCCGTAGGCGGGTGCGCCGAGCGCGAGCGCCAGCAGGGCCGCCGTGACGGCGGCCCTTCGGCGGGTCTGAAGCCGCATGCGTTCTCCTGGGTGGGGAGTGTGGGGGTGCCGTGCGGACGCGCACAGCGTGCTCTCGTGGCATGTTCCGGTCAAGGACCCGCTCTGTCCGCCGAACCGAAACCGGCCACCCCCACACACCTACCGCCTACGGGAGGCCGTGGACCTTCGGACCCACCGCGTTGGACCAAGCGCTACCCGCCTTGGCGTCCCAGTTCGTCGACCAGGTCATCGCGCCGCGCAGCCCCGGGTAGGTCTTCGACGGCTTGAAGGATCCGCAGCCCGTGCCCCTGGTCAGGCAGTCCAGGGCGTTGTTCACGACGGTCGGGGAGACGTAGCCGCTGCCCGCCCCGCTCGGCGAGGCCGGGACCCCGATGCCCACCTGGGAGGGGTCGAGGCCGCCCTCCAGCTGGATGCAGGCCAGCGCGGTGAGGAAGTCCACCGAGCCCTGGGAGTAGACCTTGCCGTCGCAGCCGTTCATCGAGCCGCTGTTGTAGTACTGCATGTTGACGACGGTGAGGATGTCCTTGATGTTCAGCGCCGTCCTGAAGTAGCCGCCCTGCGTGGACTGCATGTCGATGGTCTGCGGGGCCATCGTGATGACGAGCGAGGAGCCCGCCTTCGCCGACAGCGCGCGCAGCGCCTGCGTCATGTAGGTCGGGTTCAGGCCGTTCTCCAGGTCGATGTCGATGCCGGAGAAGCCGTACTCCTGCATCAGCGCGTACGCCGAGTTCGCGAGGTTGTTCGCGGAGGCGGAGTCGCCCACGGAGATGGTGCCCTTCTCGCCGCCGATGGAGAGGATGACCGACGTGCCGGCCGCCTTCTTCGCGGCGATGTCCGACTTGAACTGGGCGACGGTGTAGCCGCCGAGGCCGGCCGAGTCGAGGTTGAAGGTGATGGCGCCGGGCGTGGTCGTGGCGTCGGCGAAGGAGACGGCGATGATGTCGTACTGGGCGGAGACGTCGGAGATCTTCTGGACCGTCGCTCCGTTGTTGAAGTTCTGCCAGTAGCCGGTCAGCGCGTGCTTGGGGACGGCCGGGTTCGGGTTCGGACCGCCGCCGCCGGTCGTGGTGCCGGTGACGCTCGCGGACCTGGGGCCCTCGCCCGCCCCGTTGTACGCGCTCACCTGGAACGAGTACGAGGTCGAGGCCGCGAGTCCGGTGATCTGGGCCGAGGTCCCGGACACGGTCCGGACGCGGGTGCCGTCCTGATACACGTAATAGCCGGTGGCCCCGCCGACCGCGTTCCACGAAAGGGTGAGCCCGCTCGCGCTCTGGCCGGAAACGGCGGTCCCGGCGGGAGCGCCGGGGATGCCCGGGCCGGGGTCGGTGCCGCCCCCTCCGTCCGGGCCGAAGACGCTGAACTCGTCCACGACGTACGCCGGCTGGCCGTACCAGCCGTGGGTGTAGACGGTGACCTGGGTGGTGCTGGGGCCGGTGGTGAAGGTGGTGGAGAGCTTCTGCCAGCCCGAGCCCGAGCCGGGGGTCCAGGTCGACACGTCCTGGGTGCCGGTGCCGGTCGCGCCGAGGTACACGTAACTGCCCTGGACCTGCGTGCTCAGCGTGTACGTCGAGTTCGGCTTGACCGTGACGGTCTGGCTGCAGCGGGCGTTGTCCTGGCCCGCCGGGGTGGCTTTGAGGGCGCCGGCTCCGGCGTAGACCGGCGAGGAGACGGAAGCGCCGCTTCCGCCGGAACAGGACCAGTTGGCGAGTCCGGACTCGAAGCCGCCGTTGCGGGCGACGTTGACGTCCGCGGCCTGCGCGGTACCGGTGGCGAGGGCCGTGAGGCCGCCCGCGGCGAGGGTGGCGGCGCCGAGGAGGGCGAGGGAGCGTATGCGGTTCACGTGGGCTCCGGTGGGGGGAGGAATGGGGATGAGGAGAAGGGGGGAGAAGGAGGGGCGCGTGGGGGCGCCCCGGAAAACGGTCCGGCGGAGCCAAGTTGGTCCAGACCAATCCCGGTGTCAAGGGTCTTTGCAATGTGGCTGGAAATGGCCGACGCTCCGATCCCTGTTGTCCGGGTTTCCCGCCACCTGTGACACAGGCTGTCAACACGGGAATTCCCAAGCCCCTGCCCTGCCAGCGGGGACGCGGATATGGTGCTGGGGCAAGGGGGGAAGAGCGTCGATCGTTTGCGGTCGCGCAGTGTGTGCGTGTGTGCGGCGGCTACGCGAACGGCCGTCGCGCACGGGGTGAACGGGGGGATTCGCGTGCCGACCGCCATCGCTGTCACCAGCGCCGATCTCGTACTGCCGGCCCCTGACCGGCACACGCCCGGGGCCGCCGTACTGCACCCGCCCGAGCGGCAGGACCTGGAGGGTGCGCTCGCCGAGACCGGCGCGCTGCTGGAGCGGCACGGCCATCTCGTGGCCGTCGTACCGCCCTGGCTCCCGCGCGCCACCGTCCAGCGGCTGCACACCGTACGGGCCATCCTCGAAACCGACCGGATCGCGCTCCTCGGGATCGATCTGCCGCCCCTGGGCACCGCCCTGTTGGTACGTCAGCTGCGCCAGCTCAGCGTCTGCGACTTCAGCCCCGGAGTCGTCGCCTCCGCGGCACGGCTGCTGTCCCACTACATCTACGCGGGCGCCCTGCTGGGCTCGGTCGCCAAACTCGACCGGGTCCCGGTCGGGCTCAAGGCGCACGCCAGGTCGTGGTCGCCGAGCGCGCAGTTCGCCGTACTCGCCCACCCGACTCCGCACCTGGCGAAGCTGGGGACCGCCGGGGCGCACGGCGGCGGAGGCGCCCTGCCGGCCGGGCCCGAGTTCGCCACCCACCTCACCTTCGCCCGCGGCCAGCTCACCTCCGACTGGGTGGCGGCCGAACTCGCCCCCGCCTGGCAGGTGCAGGGCGTCATGGAGAACCCGCTGCCGGCCGACTCACCCGGCTGGTGGGGCACCCCCAAGCTCGTCGAGTTCGCGGCCGGCATCCCGGACCTGTCCGTCCTCTACCAGCTCGTCGCCTCGGTCCGCCGCGAGGAGTGCCGCTGGTGCGGCCTCGAACTCATCGGCGACCGCTGCGGCTTCTGCGCCGCACCCCTGAGCGCACCGCCCCCGCAGGCCGCGCCCGCGAGCACCGCCCGATCCAGACCCTGACCGACCGACACATCGAACGAACGAAGAACGGCGAGGTACTTCGGCCCATGAACTCACGCCAGCGCCGCGGCGTCATTCTGCTGCTCCTGTCGGTCCTGTGCGCCCTGGGGGCCTTCGCCGGAGTCCTCGTGGTGATCGGCGACGTCAACTCCAAGGTCGGCGCCGAGGTCGCCGCGTACCGGGCCAAGGGCGACATAGCGCCGTACAGCCCGCTCACGGCCGGGCAGTTCGAGGAGGTCAGGATCCCCAAGCGGTGGCTGTCGGAGACCGCCGTCACCGACCTGGGCGCCCTCCGCGACAAGATCGCGCTGACCACCCTGAAGAAGGGCTCGCTGCTCCAGGCGGACATGTTCGTCGACCGGCCGCAGCTGCAGGCCGGCGAGCAGGAGATCGCCATCATGATCGACGCGGCGACGGGCGTGGCCGGCAAGATCACCTCCGGCGCGAAGGTCAACATCATCGCCACCTTCAAGGGCGCCAAGGACACCGACCCCTCGCGGTCGGTGATCATCGTCGCCAACGCCCGGGTCCTGGGCGTCGGCAAGCTCACCGCCCTGGACAAGGACAGCGACCGCAAGGGGCCGGCCGAGGCCGTCCCGATCACCTTCGCCCTGAACACCAAGGACACCCAGCGCGTCGCGTACGCCGAGTCCTTCGCGGAGCACGTACGCCTGGCCCTGGTCGCCCCCGGCACCGACTCGGCGCCCAGCCCGGGCGACCGTACGTACACCCTCGACGGGGACAAGTGAGGCGCGCATGACCACCCGAATCCTCCCCGCGGCCGACGACCCCGACGCCGCGCGCGTCCTCGTGACCCTGCTCAGCCAGCTCCCGGCCTCGGAGCCGGCCGCACCGGTCCCCGATTCCACGTCCTTGCTGGACACCCTGGCCCGCCTCGCCGCGGAGTCGATCGACGAACTCCCCGAGGTCGTCCTCGTCCACGAGCGGATCGGCCCGGTGCCCGCCCTGGACCTCATCCGGGAGGTGGCCCTGCGCTTCCCGGCGGTCGGCGTCGTCCTGGTCTCCTCGGACGCCGGACCGGCCCTCTTCTCCGCCGCGATGGACTCGGGCGCGCGGGGCCTGATCGGGCTCCCGCTCTCCTACGACGAACTCGCCGCGCGCGTCCAGGCCGCGGCCCAGTGGTCCGTCGGCGTACGCCGCCACCTCGGGCGGGGCGCGGCCGAGGCCTTCCCGGCGGGGCCCGGCGGCCGGGTCGTCACGGTCACCGGGGCCAAGGGGGGCGTGGGCACCACCTTTACCGCCGTCCAGTTCGCGCTGGCCGCGGCCGCCTCGGGGCGGCGTACCGCACTGGTCGACATGGACCTCCAGGCGGGCGACGTCGGCTCGTACCTCGACGTGCAGTTCCGGCGCTCCATCGCCGACCTCGCCGGGATCCAGGACGTCTCGCCGCGGGTCCTCCAGGACGCCGTCTACGACGACCGCACCGGGCTGGCGCTGCTGCTGGCCCCGGCGGACGGCGAACGGGGCGAGGATGTCGACGAGCGGGCCGCCCGGCACATCATCGGCGCCCTGCGCGGCCGCTACGAACTCGTCGTCATCGACTGCGGAACGCAAGTGACGGGCGCGAACGCCGCCGCGGTGGAGACGGCGGACGTGGCCGTACTGGTCACCACCCCGGACGTGGTCGCGGTGCGGGCCGCCAAGCGGATGGTCCGGATGTGGGAGCGGCTCCAGGTGCGCAAGGCGGAGGACACCGCGATGGTCGTCAACCGCTGGAGCAAGCACACCGAGATCCAGCCCGCCCTGATCGAGAAGATCACCAAGACCCGTGCCACCCGCACCCCGGTCCCGGCGGCCTTCAAGGAACTCCAGGCCGTGGTGGACGCCGGCCGGGTCCAGGACCTGGACAACCGCTCGACGGTGAAGCAGGCCCTCTGGACCCTGGCGGGCGAACTGGGCCTGCTGGCCGCCCCGGAGGCCGCCGCACCGACGGCCGCGCCCGCTCCGGGCGCCTCGCTCGCGGTCCGCGCCTCGGGCCCGGTGGCGCGGCTGCGCCGGGGCCGGGAGGGCTGACGCATGCCGCCGGGGAGACCGAGGGACGAGGGCCAGGTGGCGGTCGAATTCGTCGGCACGGTGCCGCTGATCCTGCTGCTCGTGGCGGCGGTGTGGGAGTGCGTGCTGATCGGCTACGCGTTCTCCCTGGCGGGCAACGCGGCGGACGAGGCGGCGCGGGCGGGGGCGGTGACGGGGGACGCCGCGTGCGTGGCGGCGGCGGGGAAGCACATCTCGGCGGCGTGGGACATGGCTCCCCCCACATGTCAGAAGCAGGGCGACATCTACAAGGCGAAAGTCTCGCTGAAGATCCCCGTCCTCTTTCCGGGGCTCAACTTCGGCTGGATCGACGGCACGGGCGGCGCGGCGATGGAGAGGGAGACGGAGTGACATGAACGGGCGACGCATGCGCTCCGACCGGGGGCAAGTGGCCATCGAATACATCGGCTTCGTACCGATCCTGCTGTTCGTCGCGCTGTGCGGGATCCAGCTGGGCTGGGTCGCGTACGTCCATGAGCAGGCCGACAACGCGGCCCGTACGGCGGCGCGGGTCGAGGCCCAGCACCGCGGCAGGGGCGAGGCCGCAGGACGGGCCGCCATCCGTGAAGGGCTTGCCGCGGACGTCAAGGTGCCTTCCGGAGGCGACGCGGTGACCGCGACGGTGACCATCAAGATCAATGCCATCGTGCCCGGGCTCGACATCCCGGACGCCGTGGCAACCGCGGTCATGCCCAACGACGATCCGAAGGGCCCCTGACGATGAGCCTGCGTTCCCGGGTCAACACCCCCGACGACCGGCACGGCCCGCGCGAGGACGGCCGGCTGGTCTCCTCGTACCGCGCGAAGCTGCTGGAGGAGATCGACCTCGCCGAGATGTCCGCGCTCGCGCCCGCCGAGCGACGGGCGCGCCTGGAGCGCGTACTCGGCCACATCATCAGCCGCGAAGGGCCGGTGCTCTCCACCGCCGAGCGCGCGCAGCTGATCCGTCGCGTCGTCGACGAGGCTCTCGGGCTCGGTGTGCTCGAACCGCTCCTCGAAGACCCCTCGATCTCCGAGATCATGGTCAACGGCCCCGACCAGATCTTCGTGGAGCGGTCCGGCCGCGTCGAGCAGCTCCCGCTGCGCTTCGCCTCGCACGAACAGCTGATGCAGACCATCGAGCGCATCGTCTCCACCGTCAACCGCCGGGTGGACGAGGCCAATCCGATGGTCGACGCCCGGCTGCCCAGCGGCGAACGCGTCAACGTGATCATCCCGCCGCTCTCCCTGACCGGCGCCACCCTCACGATCCGCCGCTTCCCGCGCGCCTTCACCCTGCACGAGATGATCGCGCTCGGCTCGCTCGACGAGCAGATGCTCCTGCTGCTGTCCGGCCTCGTGGCGGCCAAGATGAACCTGATCGTCTCCGGGGCCACCGGCACCGGCAAGACGACCCTCCTCAACGCCCTCTCCGGCCTGATCCCGGAGGGCGAGCGCATCATCACCATCGAGGACTCGGCCGAACTCCAGCTCCAGCAGGCCCACGTCATCCGCCTGGAGTCCCGCCCGGCGAACGTCGAGGGCAAGGGCCAGATCACCATCCGCGACCTCGTGCGCAACTCCTTGCGCATGCGCCCCGACCGCATCATCGTCGGCGAGGTGCGCGGCGGGGAGACGCTCGACATGCTCCAGGCGATGTCCACCGGTCACGACGGCTCCCTCGCCACCGTGCACGCCAACAGCTCCTCGGACGCCCTGATGCGCCTGCAGACCCTCGCCTCCATGTCGGAGGTCGAGATCCCCTTCGAGGCGCTCCAGGACCAGATCAACAGCGCCGTCAACGTCATCGTGCAGCTCACCCGCTTCGGCGACGGCTCGCGCCGCATCACGGAGATCTCCATCCTCGAATCGCACGGCCGCGAGCCCTTCCGGATCACGACGGTCTGCCGGTTCGTGGCCCAGCCGATGGGCGCGGACGGGAGGGTGTACGGCTTCTTCGAGTACTACCCGCTGCCCCGGCCCATCGCGGACCGGCTCTACATGAACAACCAGCCGATCCCGCAGGCCTTCGGGGTCGCGCTGCCGGACGACCCGCTCACGACCCCGCACATCACACGGACCGCCCTGTGAACGTAAGTATCCTCCTCACCCTCGGCGCCACGCTGCTGGCCTGCGTACTCGTGATCTTCGGCGTGCACGCGTACATGGCGGGCCGCGCGCAGCGGGCCGCCCTCATCGAACGCCTCTCGGCCACCGGCGCACCGCCCCCGGCGGGCAGGCGGCGCCGCTTCCCCGGGGTCGACCGGCGACTGAGGAAGACGGGGCTCGGCCGCCGCATCGAGATCAAGCTGGCGACGACGGGCCTGGACCTGACGCCGGGCGAGTTCTTCGTCTACATGCTGCTGGCGGTCGCAGGCGTCTGGCTGGTCGCGGCCTCCTTCCTGGCGCCGTTCTTCGGCCCGGTGGCGGGCCTGATCGGGTTGTGGGCGGCGAACGCCTTCCTCAACTGGCAGCGGACCCGCCGTACGGAGCGGTTCATCAACCAGCTCCCCGAGCTCGCCCGGATCCTCGCCAACGCCACCCAGGCCGGGCTGGCCCTGCGTACGGCCATCGGCATCGCGGCCGAGGAGCTGGAGGCCCCGGCGGGCGAGGAACTGGCGCGCGTCGCCGACCGCCTCGCCGTCGGCCACTCCATCGAGGACTCCCTGGGCGAACTGACCGAGCGGCTGCCTTCGCGCGAACTGGTCGTGCTGGTCTCCACGCTCGTCCTGTCCGCCCGTGCGGGCGGCACGATCGTGGAGAGCCTGCGCAACCTCACCGTGACGCTGGAGCAGCGCAAGGAGACCCGCCGGGAGATCCGTACGCAGCTGTCCCAGGTGACGGTGACGGCGTACCTGGTTCCGGCCATCGGCCTCGGTTCGCTGCTGCTGGTGGACATGATGATGCCGGGCGCGCTGGACCGGATGACGGGGGCCTTCATCGGGCAGACCGCGGTCCTGGTCGCGCTCGGGCTCTTCACGCTCGGCTTCGTCCTCATCCGCCGCCTGTCCAAGATCGACGTGTGAGGGGGCTGCCGGCGTGATCGCTCTACTCCTGGCCGTGCTCGTGGCGGTGTCCGTCTTCGGCGTCTTCCACGGTGTCCGGCTCTACCGGGCCGACGTCAAGCTGCCGACCGACCTCGCCCTCGCGCTGGAGGTCGGTGCCACCCGTACGACGGCGGTCGGTTCGCTCGTGGACCGGATGGGCAT from Streptomyces sp. NBC_00190 harbors:
- a CDS encoding TadE/TadG family type IV pilus assembly protein, with the translated sequence MNGRRMRSDRGQVAIEYIGFVPILLFVALCGIQLGWVAYVHEQADNAARTAARVEAQHRGRGEAAGRAAIREGLAADVKVPSGGDAVTATVTIKINAIVPGLDIPDAVATAVMPNDDPKGP
- the cpaB gene encoding Flp pilus assembly protein CpaB, with the translated sequence MNSRQRRGVILLLLSVLCALGAFAGVLVVIGDVNSKVGAEVAAYRAKGDIAPYSPLTAGQFEEVRIPKRWLSETAVTDLGALRDKIALTTLKKGSLLQADMFVDRPQLQAGEQEIAIMIDAATGVAGKITSGAKVNIIATFKGAKDTDPSRSVIIVANARVLGVGKLTALDKDSDRKGPAEAVPITFALNTKDTQRVAYAESFAEHVRLALVAPGTDSAPSPGDRTYTLDGDK
- a CDS encoding CpaF family protein, yielding MSLRSRVNTPDDRHGPREDGRLVSSYRAKLLEEIDLAEMSALAPAERRARLERVLGHIISREGPVLSTAERAQLIRRVVDEALGLGVLEPLLEDPSISEIMVNGPDQIFVERSGRVEQLPLRFASHEQLMQTIERIVSTVNRRVDEANPMVDARLPSGERVNVIIPPLSLTGATLTIRRFPRAFTLHEMIALGSLDEQMLLLLSGLVAAKMNLIVSGATGTGKTTLLNALSGLIPEGERIITIEDSAELQLQQAHVIRLESRPANVEGKGQITIRDLVRNSLRMRPDRIIVGEVRGGETLDMLQAMSTGHDGSLATVHANSSSDALMRLQTLASMSEVEIPFEALQDQINSAVNVIVQLTRFGDGSRRITEISILESHGREPFRITTVCRFVAQPMGADGRVYGFFEYYPLPRPIADRLYMNNQPIPQAFGVALPDDPLTTPHITRTAL
- a CDS encoding chitinase, producing the protein MNRIRSLALLGAATLAAGGLTALATGTAQAADVNVARNGGFESGLANWSCSGGSGASVSSPVYAGAGALKATPAGQDNARCSQTVTVKPNSTYTLSTQVQGSYVYLGATGTGTQDVSTWTPGSGSGWQKLSTTFTTGPSTTQVTVYTHGWYGQPAYVVDEFSVFGPDGGGGTDPGPGIPGAPAGTAVSGQSASGLTLSWNAVGGATGYYVYQDGTRVRTVSGTSAQITGLAASTSYSFQVSAYNGAGEGPRSASVTGTTTGGGGPNPNPAVPKHALTGYWQNFNNGATVQKISDVSAQYDIIAVSFADATTTPGAITFNLDSAGLGGYTVAQFKSDIAAKKAAGTSVILSIGGEKGTISVGDSASANNLANSAYALMQEYGFSGIDIDLENGLNPTYMTQALRALSAKAGSSLVITMAPQTIDMQSTQGGYFRTALNIKDILTVVNMQYYNSGSMNGCDGKVYSQGSVDFLTALACIQLEGGLDPSQVGIGVPASPSGAGSGYVSPTVVNNALDCLTRGTGCGSFKPSKTYPGLRGAMTWSTNWDAKAGSAWSNAVGPKVHGLP
- a CDS encoding type II secretion system F family protein, coding for MNVSILLTLGATLLACVLVIFGVHAYMAGRAQRAALIERLSATGAPPPAGRRRRFPGVDRRLRKTGLGRRIEIKLATTGLDLTPGEFFVYMLLAVAGVWLVAASFLAPFFGPVAGLIGLWAANAFLNWQRTRRTERFINQLPELARILANATQAGLALRTAIGIAAEELEAPAGEELARVADRLAVGHSIEDSLGELTERLPSRELVVLVSTLVLSARAGGTIVESLRNLTVTLEQRKETRREIRTQLSQVTVTAYLVPAIGLGSLLLVDMMMPGALDRMTGAFIGQTAVLVALGLFTLGFVLIRRLSKIDV
- a CDS encoding AAA family ATPase, which gives rise to MTTRILPAADDPDAARVLVTLLSQLPASEPAAPVPDSTSLLDTLARLAAESIDELPEVVLVHERIGPVPALDLIREVALRFPAVGVVLVSSDAGPALFSAAMDSGARGLIGLPLSYDELAARVQAAAQWSVGVRRHLGRGAAEAFPAGPGGRVVTVTGAKGGVGTTFTAVQFALAAAASGRRTALVDMDLQAGDVGSYLDVQFRRSIADLAGIQDVSPRVLQDAVYDDRTGLALLLAPADGERGEDVDERAARHIIGALRGRYELVVIDCGTQVTGANAAAVETADVAVLVTTPDVVAVRAAKRMVRMWERLQVRKAEDTAMVVNRWSKHTEIQPALIEKITKTRATRTPVPAAFKELQAVVDAGRVQDLDNRSTVKQALWTLAGELGLLAAPEAAAPTAAPAPGASLAVRASGPVARLRRGREG
- a CDS encoding M14 family metallopeptidase translates to MRLQTRRRAAVTAALLALALGAPAYGMSATASPPPTPSTATQDEAIVQYRIHGPSTAADRTALLRTGVSIDEVDDHTVVVSADTMQAKNLRALGYRLTALPGPPDRTLPGIAAGTMDFPSADSKYHNYAEANAEIDQRIAQYPGIMSKRVIGKSYQGRDLIAIKISDNVATDEAEPEVLFTHHQHAREHLTVEMALYLLKEFGSKYGTDSRITNAVNGREIWIIPDLNPDGGEYDIATGSYRSWRKNRQPNSGSSYVGTDENRNWNYKWGCCGGSSGSKSSETYRGAAAESAPEVKVVSDFVRSRVVGGKQQITAAIDFHTYSELVLWPFGWTYNDTAPGMTADDLAVYKKIGTSMAASNGYTPEQSSDLYITDGTIDDWLWGNQKIFSYTFEMYPASSGGGGFYPPDEVIDRETVRNKDAVLQLLENADCMYRSIGKEAQYCP
- a CDS encoding TadE/TadG family type IV pilus assembly protein → MPPGRPRDEGQVAVEFVGTVPLILLLVAAVWECVLIGYAFSLAGNAADEAARAGAVTGDAACVAAAGKHISAAWDMAPPTCQKQGDIYKAKVSLKIPVLFPGLNFGWIDGTGGAAMERETE